Proteins found in one Homalodisca vitripennis isolate AUS2020 chromosome 4, UT_GWSS_2.1, whole genome shotgun sequence genomic segment:
- the LOC124360735 gene encoding uncharacterized protein LOC124360735 produces the protein MKRNRYEESIRNKWTNIRDCYQRKWKQRQRKADEKGTGFQDYSNENGFLEPLGFLDRVLKKSQNLKYMESAKNKGNEVPNKSRLSKLLNYSDDETEFNFRLTTPPPRKDMDNADPQFSLVKESDLTKSNQRQNGDIDNSRDASPTKFENVLNEPEFISSDSDDDDNNTKSMPLIKKEEVNDNIQRGNEQTSNSFLAYSDHGSDSGVERMPYKNRHRSIKRRFEEEEQVEETKQELNRFFNNEILPFVTKHFNKRQILEFKSSMLILVSNTLYPEMKNE, from the exons ATGAAAAGAAACCGTTATG aAGAATCTATCCGAAACAAATGGACAAACATTCGAGATTGCTACCAAAGGAAATGGAAGCAGCGTCAAAGAAAGGCTGATGAGAAAGGGACTGGGTTTCAAGATTATTCCAATGAAAATGGGTTTCTAGAACCTTTGGGATTCCTGGATAGAGTATTAAAGAaatctcaaaatttaaagtacatgGAGTCTGCAAAAAACAAAGGTAATGAAGTGCCTAATAAATCACGTCTTtctaagttattaaattattcagaTGACGAAACAGAATTTAACTTCAGACTGACTACACCACCACCAAGAAAAGATATGGATAATGCAGATCCTCAGTTTTCTTTAGTCAAAGAATCTGATTTGACTAAATCTAATCAACGTCAGAACGGTGACATAGATAATTCAAGAGATGCTTCTCCGACCAAGTTTGAGAATGTTTTAAATGAACCTGAATTTATCTCATCAGATtctgatgatgatgataataatactaaaagtatgccactaattaaaaaagaagaagtAAATGATAATATTCAACGTGGAAATGAACAGACTTCAAACTCATTTCTAGCGTACTCTGATCATGGCAGTGATTCAGGAGTGGAAAGAATGCCATACAAGAATCGTCACCGATCAATTAAAAGACGCTTTGAAGAAGAAGAACAAGTGGAAGAAACAAAACAGGAATTAAATCgttttttcaataatgaaatattgcCATTCGTTACTAAGCACTTTAACAAAAGacaaatattagaatttaaaagtaGCATGCTTATTCTAGTTTCCAACACACTATATCCTGAAATGAAGAACGAGTAA